A single genomic interval of Oreochromis aureus strain Israel breed Guangdong linkage group 12, ZZ_aureus, whole genome shotgun sequence harbors:
- the ufd1l gene encoding ubiquitin recognition factor in ER-associated degradation protein 1, which yields MFSFHVFEHQLARGFQNRFSTQYRCYSVSMLAGPNDRSDVEKGGKIIMPPSALDQLSRLNITYPMLFKLTNKNSDRMTHCGVLEFVADEGICYLPHWMMQNLLLEEGGLVQVESVNLMVATYSKFQPQSPDFLDITNPKAVLENALRNFACLTTGDVIAINYNEKIYELRVMETKPDKAVSIIECDMNVDFDAPLGYKEPERRPNHQDEPTEEETDPSSYADMDTGFRAFTGSGNRLDGKTKGIEPSPAPIAPSDIKRGIPNYDFKIGRITFIRNSRPQPKKIVDDDDAMNRFIAFSGQGQSLRKKGRKP from the exons ATG TTTTCCTTCCATGTGTTCGAGCACCAGCTGGCCCGGGGCTTTCAGAACCGTTTCTCCACTCAGTATCGTTGCTATTCGGTGTCCATGCTGGCTGGACCCAACGACCGCTCCGATGTTGAGAAAGGAGGCAAAA taaTAATGCCACCTTCAGCTCTCGACCAGCTCA GCAGGCTTAACATTACCTATCCAATGCTGTTCAAGCTGACCAACAAGAACtcagacagaatgacacactGTGGTGTCCTGGAGTTTGTGGCAGACGAGGGAATCTGTTACCTACCTCACTGG ATGATGCAGAATCTCCTGTTAGAGGAAGGCGGTCTCGTTCAGGTGGAAAGTGTCAACCTCATGGTGGCCACTTACTCAAAGTTCCAGCCTCAGAGCCCCGACTTCCTGGACATTACAAACCCCAAAGCAGT ACTGGAGAACGCACTGAGAAACTTTGCATGCTTGACAACTGGTGACGTCATAGCCATTAACTACAACGAAAAG atatATGAGCTGCGAGTAATGGAGACCAAACCAGATAAAGCAGTATCCATCATCGAGTGTGATATGAAT GTGGATTTTGATGCTCCTTTGGGTTACAAAGAGCCTGAACGACGGCCTAATCACCAGGATGAACCAACA GAGGAAGAAACAGATCCCAGCAGTTATGCTGACATGGACACAGGCTTCAGA GCTTTCACCGGTTCTGGTAATCGTTTGGATGGTAAAACTAAAGGAATTGAACCCAGCCCTGCTCCCATCGCCCCAAGTGACATTAAAAG AGGGATTCCCAACTATGACTTCAAAATTGGCAGGATCACCTTCATTCgaaactccaggcctcagcCCAAGAAAATTGTGGATGAT GATGATGCCATGAACAGATTCATCGCCTTCTCTGGACAAGGGCAGTCACTACGCAAGAAGGGCCGAAAGCCTTGA
- the acaa2 gene encoding 3-ketoacyl-CoA thiolase, mitochondrial, translated as MALLRGVFIVAAKRTPFGTYGGVLKDHSATDLAEHAAKAALAAGGVVPELVNSIIIGNVMQSSADAPYIARHVGLRCGVPIPVPALTVNRLCGSGFQSIINGAQEICLRDSEVVLCGGSESMSQAPYAVRNIRFGTKFGVDLKLEDTLWAGLTDLHIKTPMGITAENLAEKYQITREDCDNYAHQTQQRWKAAHEGGYFTAEIAPIEVKAKKGKVPMTHDEHPRPQTTLEQMAKLPPVFKKGGTVTAANASGVSDGAAALVISSEDALKEHKLTPLARIVAYHVSGCDPSIMGIGPVPAITEALKKAGLTLKDMDLVEVNEAFAPQYLAVSKALGLDPEKSNVNGGAIAIGHPLGASGARITAHLVHELRRRGGKYAIGSACIGGGQGIAIIIEKC; from the exons ATGGCACTTCTCAGAG GTGTATTTATTGTAGCTGCCAAGCGAACTCCATTTGGTACCTATGGTGGAGTACTGAAGGATCACAGTGCAACAGACTTGGCTGAACATGCAGCCAAAGCTGCCCTCGCTGCAGGGGGTGTGGTCCCAGAGCTTGTAAACAGCATCATCATAGGAAATGTCATGCAG AGCTCAGCTGATGCACCCTACATTGCTCGTCATGTGGGTCTGAGGTGTGGCGTACCCATCCCAGTGCCCGCTCTCACCGTGAACAGACTGTGTGGATCTGGTTTCCAGTCCATCATTAATGGCGCTCAG GAGATTTGTCTCAGGGATTCAGAGGTGGTCCTGTGTGGAGGTTCAGAGAGTATGAGCCAGGCTCCCTATGCTGTCCGTAACATCCGATTTGGTACGAAGTTTGGCGTCGATCTAAAG CTAGAGGATACTTTGTGGGCGGGGCTGACTGACCTGCATATTAAAACCCCGATGGGCATCACAGCAGAAAACCTGGCAGAGAAATACCAGATCACCCGAGAGGACTGTGACAACTACGCACATCAGACTCAACAAAGGTGGAAGGCAG CTCATGAGGGTGGTTACTTCACAGCAGAAATTGCTCCCATTGAGGTGAAAGCTAAGAAAGGCAAAGTGCCCATGACTCATGATGAGCACCCTCGGCCTCAGACCACTCTGGAACAGATGGCCAAACTACCTCCTGTCTTTAAGAAGGGAGGAACCGTTACTGCTGCTAACGCTTCA GGTGTATCTGATGGTGCTGCTGCTTTGGTGATTTCAAGTGAGGATGCTCTGAAGGAACACAAGCTCACTCCTCTGGCCAGAATTGTGGCCTATCACGTGTCAGGCTGTGACCCAAGCATTATGGGAATAG gtcCTGTTCCAGCAATCACAGAAGCACTTAAGAAAGCTGGTCTGACTCTCAAAGACATGGATCTTGTGGAG GTCAATGAGGCTTTTGCTCCTCAGTATCTGGCTGTTTCCAAGGCTCTAGGACTCGACCCAGAGAAAAGCAATGTGAACGGTGGAGCTATTGCCATCGGACATCCTCTCGGTGCTTCTGGAGCTCGCATCACTGCTCACCTGGTGCATGAGCTCAG GCGGCGAGGAGGCAAGTATGCCATTGGGTCTGCCTGTATTGGCGGTGGTCAGGGTATCGCCATCATTATTGAAAAATGCTGA
- the mrpl40 gene encoding 39S ribosomal protein L40, mitochondrial — protein sequence MSLALSRCLCRVLSRQAMPSSSLLGEHHHLVQSPWFAPVMTLKTSAPLRAEPKKKKKVDPRREQMLRERLKKKLKKLEKVPPELIPIEDFVTPTKCLDETRERTAPRLSFEESEGRALLLKEWCRYKQKQHMAEVEAVELALEAQREALEELKLESEELYRAALKPDPLLIPFVHEGPTYTPAIPNYDAPDGKYNDITKVYTQ from the exons ATGTCTTTGGCTCTTTCGCGATGTCTTTGCAGGGTTTTATCGCGGCAGGCCATGCCGTCGAG CTCTCTGTTGGGAGAACATCACCATCTTGTACAGAGTCCTTGGTTTGCACCAGTGATGACCCTGAAGACATCTGCTCCACTGAG AGCTGagccaaaaaagaagaagaaagttgaCCCGAGAAGGGAACAGATGTTGAGAGAGCGCCTGaaaaagaagctgaagaaaCTGGAGAAAGTTCCACCTGAGCTTATCCCCATAGAGGACTTCGTCACTCCAAccaaatgcttggatgaaacaAG GGAACGCACTGCTCCAAGGCTGTCATTTGAAGAAAGTGAAGGTCGAGCCCTGCTGCTGAAGGAGTGGTGTCGATACAAACAG AAGCAGCACATGGCTGAAGTGGAGGCTGTTGAACTGGCTTTGGAAGCACAGAGGGAGGCACTGGAGGAGCTGAAGCTGGAGTCTGAGGAGCTGTATCGGGCAGCGCTGAAGCCTGACCCGCTTCTTATTCCCTTTGTTCACGAAGGTCCCACATATACGCCAGCAATACCCAATTATGACGCTCCTGATGGGAAATACAACGATATCACTAAAGTTTACACACAGTGA
- the c12h22orf39 gene encoding UPF0545 protein C22orf39 homolog, which produces MDRAVGEIAWRPPRACEDYWSEFRHCKSLKNCFHHYYTYGTVPSCQQWKEDYHNCREWEKHRGTEAKEALRRSEKIRVAEQRNFIPVWQLRQEPPRDWHVPLNQEKPQDS; this is translated from the exons ATGGACAGGGCTGTGGGAGAAATCGCATGGAGG CCACCGCGGGCATGTGAAGACTACTGGAGTGAGTTTAGACACtgcaaaagtttaaaaaactgCTTTCACCACTACTACACTTACGGTACCGTGCCGTCCTGCCAGCAGTGGAAAGAGGACTACCATAACTGCAGAGAGTGGGAGAAACATAGAGGCACCGAGGCTAAG GAGGCGTTGCGGAGAAGTGAGAAAATCCGAGTGGCAGAGCAAAGAAACTTCATTCCAGTGTGGCAGCTCAGGCAGGAGCCTCCTAGAGACTGGCACGTGCCACTGAACCAGGAGAAGCCTCAGGACTCCTGA